A window of the Pyrodictium abyssi genome harbors these coding sequences:
- a CDS encoding 30S ribosomal protein S5 has protein sequence MSLSPYELEQEWKPRTFVGRLVKEGRIRSLSEIFERNLPILEPEIVDYLIGPELKSETVDVRLVQKMTDAGRVNKFRVVVVIGNENGFVGVGQGKARQLRPAIEKAIRNAKLNVIPVRRGCGSWECLCDQPHSVPFTVRGKSGSVEVVLKPAPRGTGLVAGDAAKVVLRMAGIQDVWSFTRGDTRTTLNFVKATYNALKQTYKFVTPIDWVQAAQG, from the coding sequence ATGAGCCTCTCGCCCTACGAGCTTGAGCAGGAGTGGAAGCCACGTACGTTCGTAGGGAGGCTGGTAAAGGAGGGCCGCATACGCAGCCTCAGCGAGATATTCGAGCGTAATTTGCCGATACTAGAGCCGGAGATAGTAGACTACCTGATAGGCCCGGAGCTTAAGAGCGAGACTGTAGACGTAAGGCTAGTGCAAAAGATGACCGACGCCGGCCGCGTAAACAAGTTCCGCGTAGTAGTGGTGATAGGCAACGAGAACGGCTTTGTGGGCGTAGGCCAGGGTAAGGCACGGCAGCTCCGTCCTGCGATAGAGAAGGCTATCCGCAATGCAAAGCTCAACGTCATACCGGTACGCCGTGGCTGCGGCAGCTGGGAGTGTCTATGTGACCAGCCGCACAGTGTACCATTCACTGTACGCGGCAAGAGCGGTAGCGTAGAGGTAGTCCTCAAGCCAGCACCTCGTGGGACAGGGCTAGTAGCGGGCGACGCGGCCAAGGTAGTGCTACGGATGGCTGGTATACAGGACGTATGGAGCTTCACACGTGGCGACACCAGGACGACGCTGAACTTCGTGAAGGCTACCTATAACGCGCTAAAGCAGACCTACAAGTTCGTGACACCCATCGACTGGGTGCAGGCCGCCCAGGGCTAA
- a CDS encoding 50S ribosomal protein L18: MAHGPRYKVPRRRRREGKTNYYKRYVMVLSGKPRLVVRRTNKYIWVQVIIAKPQGDVTIAAAHSRELVKRYGWLGGTKNTSAAYLTGMLAALRALKAGIGYAVLDIGLHRPVRGSRVFAALKGAVDAGLEVPHSEEILPEEYRIRGEHIAKYAAMLAQENPELYERRFSLYLKRGLRPEDLPKHFEEVKSKILEDYRDVVEKVKAAKEAVA; encoded by the coding sequence ATGGCCCATGGACCAAGATATAAGGTGCCGAGAAGGCGGCGTAGAGAGGGCAAGACCAACTACTATAAGCGCTACGTCATGGTGCTCTCTGGTAAGCCTAGACTTGTAGTCAGGAGGACAAACAAGTACATCTGGGTGCAAGTCATAATAGCTAAGCCGCAGGGAGACGTGACTATTGCTGCAGCGCATAGCAGGGAGCTTGTGAAGCGCTATGGCTGGCTAGGCGGCACAAAGAATACGTCGGCTGCCTACCTAACTGGTATGCTCGCTGCTCTGCGTGCGCTCAAGGCTGGTATAGGCTACGCGGTACTCGACATAGGGCTGCACCGGCCGGTACGTGGCTCCCGCGTGTTCGCGGCCCTAAAGGGAGCGGTGGACGCTGGTCTCGAGGTGCCTCATAGCGAAGAGATACTCCCAGAGGAGTACAGAATACGTGGCGAGCACATAGCCAAGTACGCTGCTATGCTTGCCCAGGAGAACCCGGAGCTCTACGAGCGCAGATTCAGCCTGTACCTGAAGAGGGGCCTGCGTCCCGAGGATCTGCCTAAGCATTTTGAGGAGGTTAAGAGTAAAATACTAGAAGACTACCGTGATGTTGTTGAGAAGGTAAAGGCTGCTAAGGAGGCTGTTGCGTGA
- a CDS encoding 50S ribosomal protein L19e, producing the protein MQRRLAAEILGVGESRIWIDPTRLDDVASAITREEIRRLIKEGVIRVKPKHSPSRGRWRERHEARKKGRHRGYGRRKGDASARRDPKEEWMHRIRKMRRYLRYLRDHGVIDRRTYRKLYMWAKGGMFPTFASLRRWLEEHGYPTSVRK; encoded by the coding sequence ATGCAGCGTAGGCTTGCGGCAGAGATACTGGGTGTAGGCGAGTCGAGGATATGGATAGACCCTACTCGGCTAGATGACGTGGCTAGTGCTATAACGAGGGAGGAGATACGCCGCCTCATCAAGGAGGGTGTGATAAGGGTCAAGCCGAAGCACAGCCCATCTCGTGGCCGTTGGCGTGAGCGCCACGAGGCCCGTAAGAAGGGCAGGCACCGCGGCTATGGCAGGCGTAAGGGCGATGCAAGTGCTAGGCGTGACCCCAAGGAGGAGTGGATGCACAGGATACGCAAGATGAGGAGGTATCTCCGTTACCTGCGCGACCACGGTGTGATAGACCGTAGGACCTACCGAAAGCTATACATGTGGGCGAAGGGCGGCATGTTTCCGACGTTTGCCTCACTTAGGCGCTGGCTGGAGGAGCACGGCTACCCAACTAGCGTCAGAAAGTAG
- a CDS encoding 50S ribosomal protein L32e: MERRDIERLLQVRRKLKSKKPEFLRTLWWKFPKFKNDPKWRKPKGIDNPMRLRLKGRPAVVDVGYRAPAAVRGLHPTGLEPVRVCSPAELDKLDPARHIVYIAAGVGLRKRQQILEKARAKGFKVANA, translated from the coding sequence ATGGAGCGCCGGGATATAGAGAGGCTCCTCCAGGTTAGGCGGAAGCTAAAGTCGAAGAAGCCTGAGTTCCTGCGCACGCTGTGGTGGAAGTTCCCTAAGTTCAAGAACGACCCCAAGTGGCGTAAGCCTAAGGGTATAGACAACCCAATGAGGCTGAGGCTAAAGGGTAGGCCAGCAGTAGTGGATGTCGGGTACAGGGCTCCGGCTGCCGTACGGGGGCTGCACCCGACAGGACTTGAGCCAGTGCGTGTCTGCAGTCCTGCTGAGCTAGACAAGCTAGACCCGGCGAGGCACATAGTGTACATTGCGGCTGGTGTGGGGCTTAGGAAGCGGCAGCAGATACTAGAGAAGGCGCGTGCAAAGGGCTTCAAGGTGGCCAACGCGTAG
- a CDS encoding 50S ribosomal protein L6: MAKLVHVAEEVPIPEGVEVSIDGMKVTVRGPKGELTRDFSHARGIIIRVDEDEEGKKVVVEAYFANRRLKALVGTIASHIDNMITGVTKGYRYKLKIVFSHFPVTVKVQGDKVVIENFLGEKAPRIARIMPGVTVKVQKDDVIVEGIDIEAVGQTAANIELATKVKGKDRRVFVDGVYIYEKGVAE, from the coding sequence ATGGCTAAGCTTGTACATGTGGCAGAGGAGGTGCCTATACCGGAGGGCGTAGAGGTAAGCATAGACGGTATGAAGGTAACTGTTCGCGGGCCTAAGGGTGAGCTGACACGCGACTTCTCGCACGCTCGCGGCATAATCATAAGGGTTGATGAGGACGAGGAGGGTAAGAAGGTAGTAGTAGAGGCGTACTTCGCGAATAGGAGGCTCAAGGCCCTCGTAGGCACTATTGCATCTCATATTGATAACATGATAACGGGCGTCACTAAGGGCTACCGGTATAAGCTGAAGATAGTGTTCTCTCACTTCCCTGTAACGGTTAAGGTGCAGGGCGACAAGGTGGTTATAGAGAACTTCCTCGGCGAGAAGGCACCGCGTATAGCGAGAATAATGCCGGGTGTTACTGTAAAGGTTCAGAAGGATGATGTGATAGTCGAGGGCATCGACATAGAGGCTGTAGGCCAGACGGCTGCCAACATAGAGCTTGCTACAAAGGTAAAGGGTAAGGATAGGCGTGTTTTCGTAGACGGCGTCTACATATACGAGAAGGGGGTGGCTGAATAA
- a CDS encoding 30S ribosomal protein S8, with protein sequence MVMLDTLANAMAAIVNAEMRAKPEVVIMPASKLIANVLRVMQREGYIGEFEYIDDGRWGKIRVRLLGRINKAGVIKPRYSVKYSDLIRMPDWLRKYLPSRDIGILILSTSQGVMSHREALERKIGGVLLAYVY encoded by the coding sequence ATGGTCATGCTTGATACACTTGCGAATGCTATGGCGGCTATAGTGAATGCAGAGATGCGCGCTAAGCCTGAAGTAGTCATAATGCCGGCATCGAAGCTAATAGCCAATGTACTCCGTGTGATGCAGCGTGAGGGCTACATAGGTGAATTCGAGTACATAGATGACGGTCGCTGGGGTAAGATACGCGTAAGGCTTCTGGGCCGCATAAACAAGGCGGGCGTAATCAAGCCGAGGTATTCGGTCAAGTACAGTGATCTGATAAGGATGCCAGACTGGCTCCGCAAGTACCTGCCAAGCCGAGACATAGGTATACTGATACTGTCGACGAGCCAGGGAGTAATGTCGCATCGTGAGGCACTAGAGCGTAAGATAGGTGGCGTGCTGCTAGCCTATGTCTACTAG
- a CDS encoding 30S ribosomal protein S14 — protein MGKYRPPRVVKYGRGAYKCQRCGSHDAVIKKYGLMLCRQCFRELAVSLGFRKYT, from the coding sequence ATGGGGAAGTACAGGCCGCCTAGAGTGGTAAAGTACGGTAGGGGCGCCTACAAGTGTCAGCGCTGTGGCAGCCACGATGCTGTGATAAAGAAGTATGGGCTGATGCTCTGCCGCCAGTGCTTCCGCGAGCTAGCAGTTAGCCTAGGCTTCCGCAAGTACACGTAG
- a CDS encoding 50S ribosomal protein L5, with amino-acid sequence MSYFSYTPVAQQPISPLPLSQEEIEAIKKRWEQNPMLKPRLVKVTVNIGVGESGERLQKAIRVLEMLTGQKPSVRRAKRTIRDFGIRKGEPIAAVVTLRREKAIEFLRKAFQAVGNKLKASQFDEFGNVAFGIKEHITIPGVRYDPEIGVFGMDVVVTIERPGYRIARRRRARSRIPRRHRVTKEESMVLLHEMFGVVIEPK; translated from the coding sequence ATGAGCTACTTTAGCTACACACCGGTGGCTCAGCAGCCGATATCCCCGCTGCCGCTATCGCAGGAAGAGATAGAGGCCATCAAGAAGCGCTGGGAGCAGAACCCAATGCTTAAGCCGCGTCTAGTCAAGGTCACTGTGAACATAGGTGTAGGCGAGTCGGGTGAGAGGCTTCAGAAGGCCATACGCGTCCTAGAGATGCTAACTGGCCAGAAACCATCGGTCCGCAGGGCCAAGAGGACTATACGTGACTTTGGTATTAGGAAGGGCGAGCCCATAGCGGCGGTAGTGACCCTACGCCGCGAGAAAGCGATAGAGTTCCTACGTAAGGCGTTCCAGGCTGTCGGAAACAAGCTAAAGGCTAGCCAGTTCGACGAATTCGGCAACGTAGCCTTCGGTATAAAGGAGCACATAACGATACCAGGTGTACGCTACGACCCAGAGATTGGTGTGTTTGGCATGGACGTCGTAGTAACCATAGAGAGGCCAGGCTACAGAATTGCCAGGAGAAGACGCGCCCGCAGTAGAATACCAAGGCGTCACCGTGTGACCAAGGAAGAGTCCATGGTGCTTCTACACGAAATGTTCGGAGTAGTTATAGAGCCTAAGTAG
- a CDS encoding 30S ribosomal protein S4e — MARMGGRRHLRTLAAPKFWPVRQRAGVFTVKPSPGPHPIERSIPLLILVRDVLGYAKTGREARKLIAEGHFKIDGRVRRNYKYPVGFMDVIEIVDTGEAYRVLPYPVRFFTLHPISKEEAGFKLGRVEDKSTVKGGHIQLHLHDGRNVLIRVSDPTNPVEAKDYRTLGTVKITVPQQELLGYAPLEVGSLAIVFGGRNVGRVGRIVSIQRGVGRKGSIVTLEDARGEKLQTSLDYVFVIAPPEEEPWISLPEGAWK; from the coding sequence ATGGCTAGGATGGGTGGACGTAGGCACCTAAGAACTCTAGCTGCTCCAAAGTTCTGGCCAGTGCGTCAGCGTGCTGGGGTATTCACTGTAAAGCCGTCGCCTGGCCCGCACCCTATAGAGAGGTCTATACCGCTGCTAATACTAGTAAGAGATGTGCTAGGCTATGCCAAGACCGGCCGGGAGGCCCGTAAGCTGATTGCTGAGGGACACTTCAAGATCGACGGCAGGGTTAGGAGGAACTACAAGTACCCGGTAGGCTTCATGGACGTGATAGAGATAGTTGACACCGGCGAAGCCTACAGGGTGCTCCCGTACCCGGTACGCTTCTTCACGCTACACCCGATATCCAAGGAGGAAGCAGGCTTCAAGCTAGGGCGCGTAGAGGACAAGTCCACCGTGAAGGGAGGCCACATACAGCTACATCTCCACGACGGCCGTAACGTGCTCATACGCGTCTCCGACCCGACAAACCCCGTTGAGGCTAAGGACTACCGCACCCTCGGCACAGTGAAGATCACAGTGCCGCAGCAGGAGCTGCTAGGCTACGCGCCTCTCGAGGTAGGCAGCCTCGCCATAGTATTCGGCGGCCGCAACGTCGGCCGTGTGGGCAGGATAGTGTCTATACAGCGTGGTGTTGGCCGCAAGGGAAGTATAGTCACGCTGGAGGACGCGCGCGGGGAGAAGCTTCAGACTAGCCTCGATTACGTCTTCGTAATTGCTCCGCCTGAGGAGGAGCCCTGGATAAGCCTCCCGGAGGGTGCATGGAAATGA
- the rplX gene encoding 50S ribosomal protein L24, with protein MRWVKSSQPRKQRKALFNAPLHKRQKLMAALLSPELRKQYGIRSLPVRVGDEVVVMRGDFRGHKGKVVRVDLRRMRIYVEGATINNARGEPRYYPIHPSKVMIVSLNLEDKRRREIIERKRKQREIQLALLRGGEGSIGGQKPEAQ; from the coding sequence ATGCGCTGGGTTAAGTCAAGCCAGCCCCGGAAGCAGAGAAAAGCGCTCTTCAACGCGCCGCTGCACAAGAGACAGAAGCTCATGGCGGCGCTCCTTAGCCCAGAGCTTCGCAAACAGTACGGGATACGGAGCCTGCCGGTGCGCGTAGGTGACGAAGTCGTCGTGATGAGGGGCGACTTTAGGGGCCACAAGGGCAAAGTGGTGCGTGTTGACCTGCGCCGCATGAGGATATACGTAGAGGGTGCCACGATAAACAATGCTCGCGGAGAGCCACGCTACTACCCGATACACCCCTCTAAGGTAATGATAGTGTCACTAAACCTAGAGGACAAGCGGCGCCGCGAGATAATAGAGCGTAAGCGCAAACAGCGCGAGATACAGCTTGCGCTCCTTCGTGGAGGAGAGGGGTCTATAGGGGGCCAGAAGCCTGAGGCCCAGTAG
- a CDS encoding 50S ribosomal protein L14, translating into MPKGGASAGPRRHIPAGLQVGSYVRVADNSGAKEAMIIGVIGYHGRLRRIPPATVGDMVVVTVKKGTPEMRKQVTRAIVIRQRRPYRRPDGTWIAFEDNAVVIVSQDGAPKGSEIRGPVAREAAERWPRVANIASIII; encoded by the coding sequence ATGCCGAAGGGCGGAGCTAGTGCGGGCCCCAGGAGGCACATACCTGCGGGTCTACAAGTAGGCAGCTATGTGCGTGTAGCCGATAACAGCGGCGCCAAGGAGGCTATGATAATAGGCGTCATAGGGTACCACGGTCGCCTGCGCAGAATACCGCCAGCGACTGTCGGCGACATGGTTGTGGTGACGGTGAAGAAGGGTACCCCGGAGATGAGGAAGCAGGTAACACGCGCTATAGTGATAAGGCAGAGGAGGCCGTATCGCAGGCCTGACGGCACCTGGATAGCTTTCGAGGACAACGCGGTAGTGATAGTAAGCCAGGATGGAGCGCCAAAGGGCAGCGAGATACGTGGCCCGGTTGCACGCGAGGCTGCCGAGCGCTGGCCAAGAGTAGCCAACATAGCTAGCATAATAATATAG
- a CDS encoding 30S ribosomal protein S17 produces the protein MSVRVRNVGIPGVNPPEKTCNDPKCPWHGSVRVRGLVLTGTVIKAKMKNTVVVEREYVYYDRKYKRYEKRRSRIHAHNPPCINAQPGDVVVIGETRPLAKTVHFVVLGIVGKKPMS, from the coding sequence TTGTCCGTGCGGGTAAGAAACGTAGGTATACCTGGCGTCAACCCACCCGAGAAGACATGCAATGACCCGAAGTGTCCATGGCACGGTAGTGTGAGGGTCCGCGGCCTCGTGCTAACCGGGACCGTGATAAAGGCTAAGATGAAGAACACAGTGGTAGTCGAGCGCGAGTACGTGTACTACGATAGAAAGTACAAGAGGTACGAGAAGAGGAGGAGCAGGATACACGCACACAACCCGCCGTGTATAAACGCGCAGCCCGGAGACGTTGTAGTGATAGGCGAGACCAGGCCGCTAGCGAAGACGGTACACTTCGTAGTACTAGGGATAGTAGGCAAGAAGCCAATGAGCTAA
- a CDS encoding ribonuclease P protein component 1, whose protein sequence is MKHTEWNIVFHTLVGLRVRVLLHPDPVLRGLEGTVLLETRRGLLVRRSLGGTVWASKANAIFLVQLPDGTWVVVRGEEIPGVQPERLRRLERYKGVGWLVRAGKKRRYTWRQPTREDMQ, encoded by the coding sequence TTGAAGCATACAGAGTGGAACATAGTTTTCCACACACTTGTAGGTCTCCGGGTACGTGTACTCCTCCACCCAGATCCTGTGCTCCGTGGCCTCGAGGGCACTGTTCTGCTTGAGACACGCCGGGGACTCCTAGTCCGGAGAAGCCTTGGTGGCACAGTCTGGGCCTCTAAAGCAAACGCTATATTTCTAGTCCAGTTGCCCGACGGCACGTGGGTTGTTGTACGAGGAGAAGAAATACCGGGAGTGCAGCCCGAGCGTCTTAGGCGGCTAGAGAGGTACAAGGGGGTCGGATGGCTTGTCCGTGCGGGTAAGAAACGTAGGTATACCTGGCGTCAACCCACCCGAGAAGACATGCAATGA
- the rpmC gene encoding 50S ribosomal protein L29, which yields MKTEDIRKMSPEERLKKLEELQEELVKLRLKAVVGTLENPGAIRAIRKTIARILTVMREEELKQRKTGSKA from the coding sequence ATAAAGACAGAGGACATACGCAAGATGAGCCCCGAGGAGAGGCTCAAGAAGCTTGAAGAGCTCCAAGAGGAGCTGGTAAAGCTGCGCCTAAAGGCAGTAGTAGGTACTCTGGAGAACCCGGGCGCCATACGTGCCATAAGGAAGACCATAGCCAGGATACTAACCGTTATGCGTGAAGAGGAGCTAAAGCAGCGCAAGACGGGCAGCAAGGCTTGA
- a CDS encoding 30S ribosomal protein S3, whose protein sequence is MVLIKRHFIKKAIAQTKIDEYLAKRFYRAGYAGVQIIQFPLGTKVFIDAERPAMIIGRRGETIRQLAAIFEQQFGLQNPQITVRRVENPDLNARVVASRIAVFLERGAYYRRVANVMARRIMNAGAIGAQIIISGKLRTERARYEKVRVGKVYSTGNQVEYMVDKAVMHITLKPGVFGIEVTIVKPAKPSDYVRVKQPEEAKEFIEEIREELERQRAAEAEKLKEASPEEAKERGA, encoded by the coding sequence ATGGTGCTCATAAAGAGGCACTTCATCAAGAAGGCGATAGCACAGACTAAGATAGACGAGTACCTAGCAAAGCGGTTCTACCGCGCAGGCTACGCTGGTGTACAGATAATCCAGTTCCCACTCGGCACGAAGGTCTTCATAGACGCTGAGCGCCCGGCAATGATCATCGGCCGGAGAGGCGAAACCATACGCCAGCTAGCCGCTATATTCGAGCAGCAGTTCGGCCTACAGAACCCGCAGATAACAGTGCGCCGTGTAGAGAACCCCGATCTAAATGCACGTGTCGTGGCGTCCAGGATAGCGGTGTTCCTCGAGAGGGGCGCCTACTACCGCCGTGTAGCTAACGTCATGGCTCGCCGCATAATGAACGCGGGGGCCATAGGCGCGCAGATAATTATCAGCGGTAAGCTGCGTACAGAGAGGGCTCGTTACGAGAAGGTGCGCGTAGGCAAGGTCTACTCTACCGGCAACCAGGTAGAGTACATGGTCGATAAGGCTGTAATGCACATAACACTGAAACCCGGTGTCTTCGGCATAGAGGTGACAATAGTTAAGCCTGCAAAGCCCAGCGACTATGTCCGCGTCAAGCAGCCCGAGGAGGCAAAGGAGTTCATTGAGGAGATACGCGAGGAGCTAGAGAGGCAGCGCGCGGCTGAGGCAGAGAAGCTAAAGGAAGCTAGCCCTGAAGAGGCCAAGGAACGGGGAGCATAA
- a CDS encoding 50S ribosomal protein L22, giving the protein MPTWHYSVRVDEERSAKAMMWDAPISYKKIVELARVIRGMKLDEARKLLERVAAGEEPIPVRRYARKQAHHRGLAAKYKWPIGRYPVKAARILLKLLENAANNAEVKGLDAEKLRIVHIAVHKGRILKRWMPRAFGRSTPRFKKYSHIEIVVAEEE; this is encoded by the coding sequence TTGCCAACATGGCATTACTCGGTACGGGTTGACGAGGAGCGCTCAGCTAAGGCAATGATGTGGGATGCGCCGATATCCTACAAGAAGATAGTCGAGCTAGCCCGTGTCATACGCGGTATGAAGCTGGACGAGGCACGTAAGCTCCTAGAGCGTGTAGCAGCGGGCGAGGAGCCGATACCGGTCCGCAGGTACGCGAGGAAGCAGGCCCACCACCGCGGGCTCGCCGCCAAGTACAAGTGGCCGATAGGACGCTACCCGGTCAAAGCGGCTCGCATACTGCTCAAGCTGCTCGAGAACGCAGCCAACAATGCCGAGGTTAAGGGCCTCGACGCGGAGAAGCTACGCATCGTACATATAGCTGTACACAAGGGCCGCATTCTCAAGAGGTGGATGCCACGCGCCTTCGGCCGCTCAACCCCCAGGTTCAAGAAGTATAGCCACATCGAGATAGTAGTCGCGGAGGAAGAGTAA
- a CDS encoding 50S ribosomal protein L23, giving the protein MSAWSIIIRPVQSEKALRLIEEQNTLTFIVDRKATKHDIKRAIEQAFGVKVEKVNTLITPRGEKKAYVRLAKEYSASDIAARLGIL; this is encoded by the coding sequence ATGAGCGCCTGGAGTATAATAATACGCCCGGTCCAGAGCGAAAAAGCCCTAAGGCTGATAGAGGAGCAGAACACCCTAACATTCATAGTAGACAGGAAGGCAACAAAGCACGATATAAAGAGGGCTATTGAGCAGGCGTTCGGGGTCAAAGTGGAGAAGGTAAACACGCTAATAACGCCGCGCGGCGAGAAGAAGGCCTACGTTAGGCTAGCTAAGGAGTACAGTGCCAGCGATATAGCCGCTAGGCTAGGCATACTCTAG
- the rpl4p gene encoding 50S ribosomal protein L4 produces the protein MADKVGSMVFLLAEKPPVVPIFNAAGEKIAEVELPKVYGLPVRVDLIRRAFLSEFTARLQPKGRDPMAGKRTTARSFGVGLGIARVPRIPGLGRAAFINSAVGGHLAHPPRVEKRIHEEINRKEKKLATASALAATARKEFVEKRGHRFTAETLPVVIDDEVEQSITKVRDARALLEKLGVWADIERAKERTRIRAGKGKRRGRRYITPRSVLFILSSHNSPLARAVAGLPGVDVAGPWHVNVLQLAPGGVPGRLTVVSKSALAELSKRFDGILLA, from the coding sequence ATGGCGGACAAGGTAGGCTCCATGGTGTTCCTGCTAGCAGAGAAGCCGCCAGTAGTCCCAATATTCAACGCCGCGGGCGAGAAGATTGCCGAGGTAGAGCTACCCAAGGTCTATGGGCTACCAGTACGCGTCGACCTGATAAGGCGTGCATTCCTATCCGAGTTCACGGCAAGGCTACAGCCCAAAGGCCGCGACCCAATGGCCGGCAAGAGGACCACAGCTAGGAGCTTCGGTGTAGGCCTCGGCATAGCGAGAGTACCACGGATTCCCGGTCTGGGCCGGGCAGCATTCATAAACTCGGCTGTCGGCGGTCACCTCGCTCACCCGCCACGTGTGGAGAAAAGGATACACGAGGAGATCAACAGGAAGGAGAAGAAGCTAGCAACAGCCTCCGCGCTCGCCGCAACGGCTAGGAAGGAGTTTGTAGAGAAGCGTGGCCATAGATTCACGGCAGAGACGCTCCCAGTGGTTATAGACGACGAGGTAGAGCAGTCTATAACCAAGGTGCGCGATGCGCGCGCACTCCTAGAGAAGCTAGGTGTCTGGGCAGACATAGAGCGCGCCAAGGAGAGGACAAGGATACGTGCTGGCAAGGGTAAGCGCCGCGGCAGACGGTACATAACACCTAGGAGTGTACTGTTCATACTAAGCAGCCACAACTCGCCTCTAGCAAGAGCAGTGGCCGGTCTACCAGGCGTAGACGTCGCAGGCCCATGGCACGTAAACGTGCTGCAGCTTGCCCCCGGCGGTGTACCCGGCAGACTGACCGTTGTAAGCAAGTCTGCACTGGCTGAACTCTCCAAGAGGTTTGACGGGATACTACTAGCCTAG
- a CDS encoding 50S ribosomal protein L3, which translates to MGARKKHAPRRGSLAVRPRKRASSIVPRVKTWPEVQSETPLPLAFLGYKAGMTHVFVIDDEPGSLTQSREIFMPVTVVETPPMIVTAVRVYGYDPNIGLYTLGEAWAQPETLVENYKLDIYRAIPRLRFPDTEKAVKKLEEKLEKVYDVRIIAATQPRLVGGLSKKKPDLIEIKIGGGSSIDERFNYAVKLVGNPLSIKDVFKEGQFVDVIAVTRGKGFQGVIKRFGVKELPKWHKHRKGSRSGPGSRGPATTFSWSEVPQPGQMGFHRRTEYNKRIIKIGDNGLEVTPAGGFLHYGIVRSSYVLLAGSIPGTPKRPIVLRHPVRPRWMPEAAPKITYISLQSKQGN; encoded by the coding sequence GTGGGTGCAAGAAAGAAGCATGCGCCTCGTAGGGGCAGCCTTGCTGTAAGGCCACGGAAGAGGGCCTCAAGCATAGTACCGAGAGTGAAGACGTGGCCAGAAGTCCAGAGCGAGACGCCCCTACCGCTCGCATTCCTAGGCTACAAGGCTGGCATGACGCACGTGTTCGTCATAGACGATGAGCCTGGCTCGCTCACGCAGAGCAGAGAAATATTCATGCCGGTAACGGTGGTGGAGACACCGCCAATGATAGTTACAGCAGTACGTGTATACGGTTATGACCCCAACATAGGCCTCTACACTCTGGGCGAGGCCTGGGCACAGCCCGAGACTCTAGTAGAGAACTACAAGCTAGACATATACCGCGCTATACCTAGGCTCCGGTTCCCAGACACCGAGAAAGCTGTAAAGAAGCTAGAGGAGAAGCTTGAAAAGGTATACGATGTAAGGATTATCGCGGCTACCCAGCCAAGGCTAGTAGGCGGCCTAAGCAAGAAGAAGCCAGACCTCATAGAGATAAAGATAGGCGGTGGAAGCAGTATAGATGAGAGGTTTAACTACGCTGTCAAGCTCGTCGGCAACCCGCTCAGCATAAAGGACGTATTCAAGGAGGGCCAGTTCGTAGACGTAATAGCGGTGACAAGGGGCAAGGGCTTCCAGGGCGTAATAAAGAGGTTCGGTGTTAAGGAGCTGCCAAAGTGGCACAAGCACCGTAAGGGTAGCCGTAGCGGTCCAGGCAGCAGGGGCCCGGCCACAACCTTCTCGTGGAGCGAGGTGCCACAGCCAGGTCAGATGGGCTTCCACAGGAGGACAGAGTACAACAAGCGCATCATAAAGATAGGCGATAACGGTCTAGAGGTAACGCCGGCCGGCGGCTTCCTACACTACGGCATAGTGAGGAGCAGCTACGTGCTACTAGCAGGCAGCATACCAGGCACGCCGAAGAGGCCTATAGTGCTCCGCCACCCAGTGAGACCACGCTGGATGCCAGAAGCAGCGCCAAAGATAACATACATCAGCCTACAGAGCAAGCAAGGCAATTAA